In the genome of Diaphorobacter sp. HDW4A, the window TGTGTGTGCCCACAGATCCGGAGCATGCGCGCGACTATTCGATCGCCTCCATCATGGCCGACGGGCATTTACAGATGCTGGTGCGACAAAGCACGCGCGAGGATGGCACACCGGGCGTGGCTTCAAGCTGGCTTTGCAGAGGTATCAAGCCGGGCGATCAATTGCCTCTGACCGTGCGTCAGCACAGCAGTTTCCGGCTGGGCGACAACACAGAGCGTCCTCTGATCCTGATCGGCAATGGCTCGGGTCTCGCGGGGCTGTTCAGTCACATCCGCGCGCGGATCGCTGCGGGGCGAGGTGAGCAATGGTTGGTCTATGGCGAGCGCAGTCCCGCGCATGATGCGATCTGCGGCGAGCAGCTCGAACACTGGCTGCGTGCGGGGCAGATCGAGCGACTGGATCGTGCATGGTCACGCGATGGCGAGCGCAGGACCTATGTGCAGGATGTGCTGGTTGCGCAGGCCGATGAACTCCAGCGCTGGGTTGCGCGCGGTGCGGCGATCTATGTTTGCGGCAGTCTGCAGGGCATGGGGCAGGGCGTGCATGCTGCCCTCAAGCAGGTTCTGGGGGGTGAGTGCGTTCAGGCGCTCACGCAGTCGGGCCGCTATCGCCGCGACGTGTATTGAAGGCGCCTCAGTTCGTTGCCGAATCCGCTGCGATCAGGGCCATCAGCGCGGTGAGGCGTGGGTCTTCGCCAATCGGCGTCTGAAGTCGAAATTCCAGAGAGGGGTGTTGCAACTGCAACGCATGGACCATGCGCGGCAGGTCTTCGCGAGCATGGCGCCCCGCGCCCAGAAACATGGGCATCACGCTGATTTGGTGGATGCCCTCTGCTGCCCAGCGTGCGACAACGGAGGGCAGGTCGGGCTCGGTCAGTTCAAGATAGGCACAGGCGACGGCCACGTCATTGCGTTGCGACGCAATCAGGCTGGCGACCGCCTCGATGGGCAGCCGCCATTGCGGATCACGCGAGCCGTGGGCGAACAGGATGACGCCAGTATCAGGCATGTGGCTCGTCCGCTAACGTCTGAGCACCAGCCAGCCAAAGGCCGCGAGTGACAGCAACGAGTAGATCAACCCCGGCGCGGCTGCCGTGAGCATGGGCGACCAGTTCTGCAGATTGCCCGCAAAGCCGAACACGTTGTTGAGCAAGAAGAAGCTGATGCCGGCCATCACCCCGCCGAACACATAGCCCGCGATGCCGCCCGAGCGGAAGTGCAGATAGGCGAACGGCAGCGACAGCACAACCATCACCAGACAGCTCAGTGGATAGAAGACCTTGCGCCAGAACTCGATGTCGTAGCGCTGGGTGGACTGGCCGTTGGCCTCGAGATGGCGGGTGTACTGGAACAGCTCAAGCGTGGACATCTTGTCCGGCTTGAGCACGGCGGCGGCGACCATGCTCGATGTGATGCGGGTCTTCCAAGTGAACTCGGGCTTTTCGGTGCGCTCGACGTTCATGTCGCCGTTGGCGCTGCGCTGGAACACGCTGCGACGCACGTTCTCGAGCACCCAGCCGTCGTTGTTGGTGTTGAAGTGTCCGCGCTCGGCCTGTGTGGTCGATGCGGTGTAGCCATCGGCGTCGAATTCGAAGATGCGCACGTTGCGCATTTCGCCTTGGGTGTCGATGGCGCGCACGTTCACCGCAAAGCTGTGGTCGGCCTGACGTTCCTTGAGCCACGCGCCGGTGACGCCGGTGGTGATCTGTCCCATGCGCCGAGCTTTGACCAACTCGGCGGCCTTTTCGCTGACCGGAGAGATGTAGTCACCCATCACAAAGGTGAACGCGACAAAGGCGCTGCCGAGAATCAGCAGCGTGCTGAGAGCCCGCCAAGGGCCGAGGCCGCTGGTGCGCATGATGGTGAATTCGGAGGTCTGCGCGAGTCGTGCCATCACGAAGATGGTGCCAATGAGCACCGTGATGGGAAGCAATTCATACAGATGCTGGGGCACGCGCAGGGTCACATAGAGCAGGGCGTGCATCAGTTGGTAGCTCTTGCTGATCCAGCGCAGCTCGTCGACGAGATCGAAGAAGAAGAAAAGCGCAAGAAACGCCAGCGTGACAAAGCCCACGCCCGCGATGACCTCGCGGTAGATGAAACGGCGGATGGTCTTCATGCAGCTCCCTTTGCTGCAGTCCTTGCAGTATGGCCGCCCGAGAACAACGAGCGGATCGACCATTGGTTGTGGCGTGCAGTCAGCAGCAGCAGCGCCAGAGCAAACGCGCTGCCGTGCAGCAGGACAATGAAGGAAACCATTCCGATACGTTGTGCCGCGACCCAGCTTTGGCCGACAGTCATGAGGTTGTAGTAGACGACGAACGCAAACAGCGCAAACGCCATGCTGCTGCTGCGACCGGCACGTGGATTGACCACGGCGACGGCCAGGCCGAGCACCACAAAGTTGAGCGCAGCAAAGGCGAGACCAACGCGCCAGCCCAGTTCGCCCTGAAATGCGGGAATGGCCGAGCCGACCAATTCCAGCGTACTGCGCGTCTTGAGCGCCACATCGTCGATACCGCCGGACTGGGAGTCACCCACGCGGGTACCGTATTCCTGGAACTCGCTCACGCGCAGGCCGGGTTTGCCCAGCGGCATCTCCAGGCGCTGGCCGTTGAACAGCAGAGCCATGCGGTCACCGTTGCGCACCTCGAGGCGTGCGCTTTCGGCGGAGGTCACGGTTTCCTTGGTGGGCTCGTTGGTGGCGATGAAGACGTTGCTGGCCGAGGTCGCATCGGGAGAGTCACGGTCGATGAAGAACACGCGGGAGCCGTTGGACGACTCCTGAAACTGGCCGGGCGCGATGCGGTCGACGTCGCTGCGCTGCTCATACTGCGATTTGAGTTCCTGGATCTGTTGATTCGCCCAAGGCCAGACGACGAGCGACAGGGCCGCAATCGCCAGCATCACCGGCCAGGCGAAGCGCAAGAGCGGTGGCAGCAGACTCATGAGGCCACGGCCGCTGGCGAACCAGATGACCATTTCGCTATCACGGTACATGCGCGAGAGAACCCCCACGATGGCGACGAACAGGCAAAGGCTCAGAATGGTGGGCAACTGGCCGAGGACGGTATAGCCCATGACCAGCATGACGTCCTGTGGATTGACGCTGCCGCGCGAGGCTTGACCAAGGGTGCGGATCAGCATCATGGTCATGACGATGGTGACAAGCACCACCAGCGTCGCGCCAAAACTGCGTGCCAGCTCCTTGCGGATGGATGAATCGAATAACATTGTGTCGAAGGAAAACGTCAATTATGAACTTCGAACTGACCACTCTCACTTTATCTGCAGCTTCCAGCCAGAAATGCGATGCACTCATCGTGCTGGTGCCAGAAGGCGTGAAACCCGGCAAGGATGCGGTATCCGCCATTTTGGCGCAGGCACTCAAATCGGGCGATCTCGAACTCAAGGCGGGCAAGAATCTGCAGATCTATGCGTCGCCACTGCTGGCGGCGCGTCGGGTGATTCTGGCCGGAACCGGTGATGGTAGCGTGCGCAGCGTGCGTCTGGCGCTTGCCGCAGTCGCAAATGTCCTGAAATCCCCCAAGGTCAAGAAGGCCGTTGTGGTCTTTGCGGGCAAGGCATCGGGCGAAGCGGTTGCGACGGCCGTGCAGTGCTGCGCTGATCTGAGCTACGTCTACACGACGACCAAGTCCAAGGCTGAGCCGGTGGCGCTCGCCCGTCTGGTGGTGGGCGTGGAGGATTCGGCCAAGGTCAAGTCGGCTTTCGACATGGCCTGCGCCGTTGCCAAGGGCGTGGGTTTTGCGCGCGAATGGGCGAATCGCCCCGCCAACCACGCCACTCCCACCATGCTTGCCAACGCCGCCAAGGGCCTGACGACGACCGGCATCACCTGCAAGGTGCACGGCCCGGCAGAAGTTGCCAAGCTTGGCATGGGCGCGTTCCTGGCGGTGGCCCAGGGCTCGGCTGAACAGCTGCGCTTCATCGAGCTGCGCTACAACGGTGCGGCCAAGTCCGAAGCGCCCGTGGTGCTGATCGGCAAGGGCATCACGTTCGACACCGGTGGCATCTCGCTCAAGCCTGCGGCCGAGATGGACGAAATGAAGTTCGACATGGGCGGTGCGGCCAGCGTGCTCGGCGTGTTCGCCGCGCTGGCGGAACTGCGTCCGGCCGTCAACGTGGTCGGTCTGATTCCCGCCTGCGAGAACATGCCTGACGGTAAGGCAGTCAAACCCGGCGACGTGGTGACCAGCATGAACGGCCAGACCATCGAAATCCTCAACACTGACGCCGAAGGCCGTCTGGTCCTGTGCGATGCGATCACCTACGCCGCGCGCTTCAAGCCGCAAGCGCTGGTGGACATCGCGACGCTGACGGGTGCCTGTGTGATTGCGTTGGGCAACCAGCGCAGCGGCCTGTTTGCGTCCGACGACGCACTTGCAGCTCAGTTGCAGGCAGCGGGCGACGCGGCGCAGGATCTGTGCTGGCGCATGCCGCTCGACGATGAATACGGCGAAGGTCTGCGCAGCAATTTCGCGGACGTGGCCAACGTGGCTGGTCGCGCGGGTGGTGCGATCACGGCGGCCAAGTTCCTGCAGCGCTTCACCGGCAGCATGCCGTGGGCTCATCTGGACATCGCCGGAACCGCATGGAAGAGCGGGGCGGCCAAGGGCGCCACGGGTCGTCCCGTGGGTTTGCTGATGCACTATCTCGCCAATGTGGCGGGCAGCTCCAAGCCAGCGCCTAAGCCAGCGCGCAAGAAGCCCGTGGCCCGCAAGACCGCGTGACTCGGCGTGATGGATACCCGCCCCGAGGTCACATGACGGAAGTAGCTTTTCATTTCAACGCGCCGGACAAGCTGGCCTACGCCTGCCGCTTTGCGCGCAAGGCGTTCAAGCGCGGCCTGCGCGTAGTGGTAACTGGAAGTGCCGCGGATTTGCAGGCGCTTGATCGCATGATGTGGGCGTTGGGCCCCACGGATTTTGTGGCGCATGCGCTTGCCGACGGCGATCCAGAGGTGGTCGCGGTGTCGCCCGTGCTGCTTGCTGTGGATCCGCAGTCGGTTGCGCCGCGTGACATGCTGCTCAATCTGGGTGGTCAGATTCCGCCCGGGTTTGATCAGTTCGAGAAAGTGATCGAGGTCGTGAGTTCGAGCGATGAACAAGATCGCCAGCTCGCGCGCACGCGCTGGCGTCAGTACGCTGCAGACGGTTACGAGATCGTTCGCCATGATCTGGTTTTGAAAGAAAATGCCTGACCATGGCATCCGCTCCTTCCTCCTCCCCGCCGAAGTTCGTTCCCACGCTGACCGAAGAGGTGGAGCTGCCCGCCGAATCACGTGATTTGTACGCTCAGGACGCGTCGTCGGCTCCGGTGGAAATCCCCGGTGGCTACGAACTGCCCGGGGGCGTCTCGGACGAAGACGAGACATCCGTTTCGACGCGGCCGCTGGATCCGGATGCTGTTCCCGAGTTGGTTTCCGTGGTGGATGTGGAAGAAATCCATCACGAGTTTGCCGAGATCCCGGAAGTCTCTGATGTGGTGGACGAAGCGGAGCTCGAATCAACGATTGCTGTGGACTCTAAGGAAGAATCGCTGGCGGTTGTTGAAGATGCAGCGATGGCCAGCACGGCGGTTGCCGAGTTTATTGCCGCCGATCCTGAGGCTGGGCTCGAACCACAACCCGTGGCGCAGGCCCAACCCGCTACGCTGCCTGATGGTTACGAAGAGTATGTGGTTCATCGCGTGATGCAGCGCGTGGACGTGCTGCTCGAGCAGCGCTTGCGCGAAGCCATCGCGCTGGTGATCCAGGAGCAGACCCGTTCCATCGTTCCGCGCCTGCGTGAAGAGGTGGAATCGGTGGTCCGGCAGTCGGTTTACGAGGCCGTCGCCGACGAGCTCGCCTCAACGCAGAAGTGATGTCTTGAGCGGTCGAGGGCCGTACTGTCCCCATCGACCGGGTCGTACCAGCAGGGATTTCCCGAGTGTGGTGCGGCACGTACGCTCCAAGCGATGTCAGCACGCTTTTTTGAAGACATGCCTAGCGCACACAAGGCTTCAGAAAACACACCCAATCTGAGCGCCATCCGCGCCCAACAAGGCCCGTACATGGTGTATGCATTAACTGGCCCGCAAATTGCATAGTCAACGTGTCCCGACGCGTTCCGTCATTCTGAGATTCCCTAGTGTTTCAGATTATGAATTGCGCTATGTTTCACCGCGTTGGGACAAAAACCAAATATCTCAGCGTTCTTTAAATTGGAGATTCGTATGCAATTGAAGTTGAAGTTGACTGTAGCTGCTGCAATTGCAGCAGTGGCCGGCATGGCAGCCGCTCAAGAGGTGGTGAAGATCGGTCATGTGGCGCCAGTATCTGGGCCGCAAGGACACTATGGCAAGGACAACGAAAATGGCTCGCGCATGGCCATTGATGATCTGAACGCCAAGGGTGTGACGATCGGTGGCAAGAAGGTCAAATTCGAGTTGATGGCTGAAGACGATGCTGCTGATCCCAAGCAAGGCACGGCTGCGGCGCAAAAACTGTGCGACGCCAAGGTTGCTGGCGTCGTTGGTCACCTGAACTCGGGTGTGACGATTCCAGCTTCCAAGATCTACAACGACTGCGGCACTCCCATGGTCACGGGCGCGGCCACCAACCCGAACCTGACCAAGCCGGGCTACGACACGACCTACCGTATCATCGCCAACGACAATGCTCTGGGCGCTGCGTTGGCCGCGTACACCGCGGACACGCTGAAGCTCAAGACCGTTGCAGTGATCGACGACCGCACCGCCTATGGACAGGGCTTGGCCAGCGTTTTCAAGAAGGTTGCTGCCGAAAAGGGCATCAAGATCGTCGAAGAGCAGTTCACCACCGACAAGTCCACCGATTTCATGGCGATTCTGACGGCCATCAAGGCCAAGAATCCCGATGCGGTGTTCTATGGCGGCATGGATGCACAGGCAGGTCCCATGCTGCGTCAGATGGCGCAACTGGGTATGACCAATCAGAAGTATTTCGGCGGCGACGGCTTCTGTACGTCCGAGTTGGCCAAGTTGTCGGCTGGTGCCCCGACGCTGGGTAATGTGGTCTGTGCAGTGGGTGGTGCTTCGCTCGAGAAGATGCCTGGTGGCAAGGACTGGAAGGCTCGCTACGACGCCAAGTTCCCAGGCCAGTTCCAAGTCTACAGCCCGTATACATACGATGCGACGATGCTGTTGGCCGATGCGATGGTACGCGCGGGCTCTTCGGATCCCAAGAAGTATATCCCCGAGCTGAAGAAGTCCAACTACCAGGGTGTCACTGCAAAGATTGCCTTCGAAACCAATGGCGAAATGAAGAACCCTGCTGTGACTCTGTTCGCTTACAAGAACGGCGAGAAGGTGCCACTGAACTGATCATCGGATCAGCAATGCAAAAAGGACCCTTGAGGTCCTTTTTGCTTCTTGTGAGCAGGGTCTCCGATGGAATGGAGAGGGACAAGTGCCGTGCGACTCGTCAGCGGCGCACCTGCAGTGCGCCCGGGTTCACAATATTGGTCGGTGTACCCTTGATGTAGTTGATCACGTTGTCGAACGCGGCGCCAAAATACAGCTCGTAGCTGTCTTGTTCCACATAGCCGATGTGCGGAGTGCAAATGCAGTTCTCTAGCCGGAGCAGGGCGTGCCCCTGCAGAATGGGTTCGCTTTCGAACACATCCACCGCCGCCATGCCGGGACGGCCACGATTCAGGGCGGCAATCAATGCGTCAGGCTCGATCAGTTCTGCGCGCGACGTGTTGACGATCAGCGCAGTGGGCTTCATCTGGCTGAGGTCTTCCAGCGTGACGATGTTGCGGGTTTCTTCGTTCAGGCGCAGGTGCAGGGAAATCACATCGCACTGCGAAAAGAACTCGGCGCGCGTGGAGGCGACCTGAAAACCATCGCTCAATGCCTGTGCGCGCGACGCCTCGCGGCCCCAGACACGCACATTCATGCCGAAGGCCTTGGCGTAGCTGGCGACGATGCGGCCGATTTTGCCGTAACCCCATATGCCGAGCGTTTTGCCGCGCAGCACCATCCCGAGGCCGAAATTTGGCGGCATCGACGCGGAGCGCATGCCGGACTGCTGCCACGCTCCGTGCTTGAGATTGGCGATGTACTGGGGTAGGCGTCGCATGGCCGCCATAATGAGCGCCCAGGTCAGTTCGGCTGGTGCCACCGGCGAGCCCACACCTTCTGCAATGGCAATGCCCTTTTCGGTGCAGGCCGCCACGTCAACGTGCGAGCCAACCTTTCCGGTCTGTGCGATGAGTTTGAGGCGCGGCAGTTTTTCCACCAGTTGTCTGGTGATCTGGGTGCGTTCGCGGATCAGCACGATGACATCAGCATCCTTCAGCCGGACCGACAATTGGCCGAGGCCCTTGACCGTGTTCGTGTAAACCTTGGCGGAATATCGTTCGAGACGTTCGGCGCAGTGGAGCTTGCGTACGGCGTCTTGATAGTCGTCCAAAATTACTATGTTCATGTTGTTTACTGCAACTGCAGGGCGGACCCGGACTGGCGCGCGGGCGGCGCACTGAAAATTCAAACTGTTCGAGGCTACACGACTTATATCGTGCGCATAGTGGTCATTGTCGTTGATGAAGCCGTACGAACACCAGTGAATCGCCTGAATTGGGGCAAATTCAAACACAAGCTTACAGCGATGAACGCGGTTTCAGGGGCTTGCGCCGTCAACGCTACCCAATGTACGGACGTTGATCAAGGGTAGATAGCCTGACGTCAGTCAATACCGGCGCTTACAGCTGTTGTGGAGTGATGCAGGTCAAGACCGCTTCAAGTGCGTACCATAGCGGCGCTTTCACGAATCAGGGTAGCCGAGGGGCGGAGTGCGCGCAGAATGGTTGTGTTCCCGCTGCTCGATTCGAATGGCGTGATGATTTATCAAGAAGGACTAGAAGAGACCCATGACTGAACAAATTGCTTCGCTTCGCTCGGAGTCGCGCGCCGGCCTCGGCAACAAGGTGCGTGCGGGCCTCATGGGGCTGATGCTGATGACGCTGGGAGCTGCAGCCTCGGCTCAGGTCTATGTCGGCGGCTCGGTGAGCGGCCAGATTGCGCCCGGCGTCTACGGACGGGTCGACATTGGCGGCGCACCACCGCCACCGGTGATCTATCAGCAACCTGTGATCATTGCACCGCCGCGCGTGGTTGTTCCAGGACCTCCTGTTTACATGTACGTGCCGCCAGGCCATGCCAAGCACTGGGGAAAGCATTGCGCGAGGTACGGTGCCTGCGGCCAGAATGTGTATTTTCTGAGGAATCCGCCACCACAGTTCCATCACGCGCCGCCCCCTCCACGCCATGGGCGTGATCGTGATGATCGCTGGGATCGCCACGACCGTCATGATCGCGACCACTACCGCGATGATCGTCCGGGCCGTGGAAATGGTCACGGCAATGGGCACGGCCATGGTCGTGGTCACGACCGCGACTGAATCAACATTTTCTCGGTTCAGAGCAATGATCTGAACATGGAATTGATTCCACTTTCCCCGTTGGTTGTGGCTACAGGGTTTAAGCTTGGCTTCCATGGCCAACGTCACTTTCTCCCCTCCTTATTCGCCTGCGGATCAAGTAGCCAATCAGCTGCGTGACCGCGGGTTTGCTGTTTTGCAGCCCAGCGATGTTGCCAACTGGATCGGCTGCACCCTGGAAGAGCTGCTGGCTCTGTCTGGCGATTGGGCGGATCTGCCTCCGGATGAGTTTTTGAAGGACGGCGGACGCTACCGCCGGCGTCGTCATTCCTGCTTTGTCGTGGAGGGTGGCAACTATGAGCGGGTGCCTCATCGCGCACACTGGCAGCCTGTGGAATACAACGCACTGCATGGCGGCATGCAGCGCTGGTTTGCGCCCATCCAGGACGCGACCATAGCGCATACGGTCTGGCCGAAGATGATGTGCGCGCTCGCCCAGTTAACCCAGAATGCCATTGCCCGCGATACCACGCCGCAGCCTTGGTTCATCGAGGCGCATCAATTCCGGATCGACACATCGGACGGCATTGGTCGCCCGACGCCCGAAGGCGCGCACCGGGACGGCGTGGATCTGGTGGCGGTGTTCCTCGTCGGTCGACAGGATGTGAAGGGCGGCGAAACCCGGATCTTCGAGGCTACGGGCCCCAATGGTCAGCGCTTCACCTTGACCGAGTCTTGGTCTCTGATGCTTCTCGACGATGCCCGCATGATCCATGAGACCACTCCCATTCAGCCGGAAGCGGCCGGTGGCTGGCGTGATACGCTGGTCGTCACTTGCCGCGCGGGGGATTTTCAAGCGGCCAAGGGAACGGATCGCGGTTGATGTGAGTCAATTCTCTATGTGGAGAATCGGAGCAAACTCACTAACAGCTTCGATACATTGATTGGGCACTCAAGGACTCTCTGTACGAATTTGCTCGTGCGGAGGAGTCGAAAGCCTTTTTAGCCTAGGAGAAATTCATGTTTACCAATATTCTGATTCCCGTCGACGGCTCCACGACAGCGCTCAGCGCGGTTTCCAAAGCGGCTGGTCTGGCCAAGACCTTTGGCAGCAGCGTGACCGTACTCTATGTTGTTGATCCGTATCCATTCACCGGCGTCGGCGCAGACTTCGCCTATGGCCAATCGCAATACCTCAGCGCAGCCAGCGCCGAGGCCAATTCCGCGCTGGATGCGGCCAAGGTGGCACTGAATGAGGCCGGTATCGACAAGGTGATCACCAAGGTGGGTGAAGGGCATGCCATTCACGAAGGCATCATTCGCGCCGCCAAGGAAGTGGGCGCCGATCTGATCGTCATGGGCTCGCACGGGCGCAAGGGGCTGGAAAAGCTGGTGCTGGGTAGCGTGACGCAGCGCGTGTTGGGCGTCTCCGACATTCCTGTGCTCGTGGTGCGCGAATAATTCACAGCGTCCTGACCTTCATTCAAACAAAACGGCCCTTCGAGGGCCGTTTTGTTTGAGGGCTGAGCAATGCAGGCTGAACGAGGAGGTTCAAGTGCCAAACAGGCGGGACAGCCAGCCTTTTTTCTTGTTGCGCTGTTCCAGTTCTTGCAGGACTTCGGCCTTGATGCGCTGAGCTTCGGCGGATGGGCCACCTTGTTGCGCCATCCGCAGATAAGTCCGAGCGGCGTCCACATAGCCGTGGTCTTCGTTGCGGATATGGTTAAACAGCCAGCGCGACAGCATGCCGTGCAGTTCGGCTGTGACATCTTCTCCGGCATCGAATCGCGCCTGAAACAGCGCGACACGCTTGGCAAACAACTCGTGGACCTTCTTGTGCGGCCCCGAAAAAAGATAGCCTGCGTTTTCCATCAGCGCTTCCTCGAACACGAAGTGGGAGAGGGTGTAGTCCACCATCTCTCCGATCACTTCACCGAGCTCTTCCCGGTCGTGGGTCGTTCTCAGTTCGTGAAGCTTGTTGATGTATTCGACGATGCGACGATGTTGCTTGTCGATCTCATCAATACCCGTATCGAGCTCGGGCAACCAAACCAGCAAAGCCATTGGGTTCTCCAATATCTGTGTATGGAGAAGTATTTCTGACTATGGGTGTTCGCATCATGATTTAGGTCATGCGCTGTCGAAGATGGGCTTCAGTATTGGGATTGCATACCTATTTCAAGTTGATTGCCGATTGATTTATTGCACCTGCACTCAGCCATGAGTGCAGGTGACTGTCCGTGAAGGATCACTCGATCTTCACGCCGGAGGCTTCCACGATGCCCTTCCATTGTGTGTATTCCGTGTTCAGCAGCTTGCTGAAATCGGCGGGCGACATCGCGAGCGGCTCCGCGCCTTGGGCGTGGATTGCGGCCTTCATTTCGGGCGTGGCGAGCAGCTTGTTGATCTCGGTATTGAGCGTGGTCACGACGCTGGCGGGCGTGCCTGCGGGAGCCATCACGCCGTACCAGGTACTCACGTCGAAGCCCTTGTAGCCGGACTCGGCAATCGTCGGCACATCGGGCAGCGACGAACTGCGTTTGGCAGAGGTGACCGCGAGTGGGCGCAGCTTGCCGGACTGGATCTGGCCCATGGCCGATGGCACGGAAGACACGAGCAGGTCGACGTTGCCGGCCAGCGCGTCCATCATCGCGGGGTTGGAACCCTTGTAGGGCACGTGGCTCAGCTTGATGCCTGCGGCTTTCTCGAACAGGTCGCCAGCGAGGTGGATCGAGGTGCCGTTGCCGGGCGAACCATAGGTCACTGTGCCGGGATGGGCCTTGGCGGCGGCGATCACGTCGGCCAGCGTCTTGTACTTGGAGTTCGCGGAGGTGGCAATGATCACGGGCGTGTAGGCCACGTGCGCGACGGCGGTCAGATCCTTGGTGGGATTCCAGGGCAGGCTCTTGTAGAGCCATGGGCCGATGACGAGGTTGTCCTTCTGACCCATGACGATGTCATAGCCGGTGGGCTGGGCCTTGGCCACTTCGCCGATGCCGATAGTGCCGCCCGCGCCGGGCTTGTTGTCGGCCACGACGGTCCACTTGTTGGTCTTGCTCAGTTCGTTGGCGACGAGGCGCGCCAGAATGTCCGTGCCGCCGCCCGGTGGGAAGGGAATGACCAGACGTACGGGCTTGGTCGGATACGCAGCGGGAGCTGTCTGTGCGTGGGCAAAGCCGCCAGCGGCCAGAGCGGCCAAGGCGGTCGTCGCTGCAATTGCGGTTGTGAAAGTGCGGCGCATCATCATGATGTGAAAGTCTCTCCTGCAGATGGAAAAAGGCCCCTTCTGGCAAGCCAGCGGGGCCTTGTTGTCGGACACCAGCGCGAATCTTAGCGCCTGCCCAGACGCAATAGTACTCGTGGTTTCACGAGTTTCACACGCGTTCGAAGATGGCAGCGATGCCTTGGCCGCCGCCGATGCACATTGTCACCAGCGCGTACTTGCCTTGGATGCGTTCGAGTTCGTGCAGCGCCTTTACCGTGATCACTGCTCCGGTCGCCCCGATGGGGTGGCCCAGCGAAATGCCGGAACCGTTCGGGTTCACCTTGGCGGGGTCGAGGCCCAGATCGCGGGTGACGGCGCAGGCTTGGGCTGCAAAGGCTTCGTTGGCTTCGATCACGTCCAGATCGTTGATGGTGAGGCCGGCCTTCTCGAGCGCCAGCTTGGTCGCGGGCACGGGGCCGATGCCCATGAACTTGGGATCGACACCGGCGTGCGCATAGGCCACCAGGCGCGCCATAGGCTTGAGGCCACGGGCCGCTGCCGTCTTGGCTTCCATCAGCACCAAGGCTGCGGCCGCGTCGTTGATGCCCGAGGCGTTGCCTGCGGTGACGGTGCCGTTTTCTTTGGCGAACACGGGCTTGAGCTTGGCAAAGTCGGCAGCGGTGGCGCCAGCGCGAAAGTGCTCGTCGGTCACGTACTGCACGTCACCCTTCTTGGACTTGAGCGTGACGGGCACGATCTGGTCCTTGAAGTAACCTGCGGCAGTGGCGCGCTCGGCGCGGTTGTGGCTTTCGACGGCCAGGTTGTCCTGGTCCTCGCGGGTGATTCCCCACTTGG includes:
- a CDS encoding universal stress protein, which codes for MFTNILIPVDGSTTALSAVSKAAGLAKTFGSSVTVLYVVDPYPFTGVGADFAYGQSQYLSAASAEANSALDAAKVALNEAGIDKVITKVGEGHAIHEGIIRAAKEVGADLIVMGSHGRKGLEKLVLGSVTQRVLGVSDIPVLVVRE
- a CDS encoding bacteriohemerythrin is translated as MALLVWLPELDTGIDEIDKQHRRIVEYINKLHELRTTHDREELGEVIGEMVDYTLSHFVFEEALMENAGYLFSGPHKKVHELFAKRVALFQARFDAGEDVTAELHGMLSRWLFNHIRNEDHGYVDAARTYLRMAQQGGPSAEAQRIKAEVLQELEQRNKKKGWLSRLFGT
- the bktB gene encoding beta-ketothiolase BktB encodes the protein MSREVVVVSAVRTAIGTFGGSLKDVPPTELGATVVRESLARANVDGKDVGHVVFGHVVNTEPKDMYLSRVAAINGGCGEGTPAYNVNRLCGSGLQAIVNASQSILLGDTDIAIGAGAENMSRAPYASLTSRWGARMGDFKMIDMMIGALHDPFHNIHMGVTAENIAAKWGITREDQDNLAVESHNRAERATAAGYFKDQIVPVTLKSKKGDVQYVTDEHFRAGATAADFAKLKPVFAKENGTVTAGNASGINDAAAALVLMEAKTAAARGLKPMARLVAYAHAGVDPKFMGIGPVPATKLALEKAGLTINDLDVIEANEAFAAQACAVTRDLGLDPAKVNPNGSGISLGHPIGATGAVITVKALHELERIQGKYALVTMCIGGGQGIAAIFERV
- a CDS encoding tripartite tricarboxylate transporter substrate binding protein; this translates as MMMRRTFTTAIAATTALAALAAGGFAHAQTAPAAYPTKPVRLVIPFPPGGGTDILARLVANELSKTNKWTVVADNKPGAGGTIGIGEVAKAQPTGYDIVMGQKDNLVIGPWLYKSLPWNPTKDLTAVAHVAYTPVIIATSANSKYKTLADVIAAAKAHPGTVTYGSPGNGTSIHLAGDLFEKAAGIKLSHVPYKGSNPAMMDALAGNVDLLVSSVPSAMGQIQSGKLRPLAVTSAKRSSSLPDVPTIAESGYKGFDVSTWYGVMAPAGTPASVVTTLNTEINKLLATPEMKAAIHAQGAEPLAMSPADFSKLLNTEYTQWKGIVEASGVKIE
- a CDS encoding D-2-hydroxyacid dehydrogenase family protein, with product MNIVILDDYQDAVRKLHCAERLERYSAKVYTNTVKGLGQLSVRLKDADVIVLIRERTQITRQLVEKLPRLKLIAQTGKVGSHVDVAACTEKGIAIAEGVGSPVAPAELTWALIMAAMRRLPQYIANLKHGAWQQSGMRSASMPPNFGLGMVLRGKTLGIWGYGKIGRIVASYAKAFGMNVRVWGREASRAQALSDGFQVASTRAEFFSQCDVISLHLRLNEETRNIVTLEDLSQMKPTALIVNTSRAELIEPDALIAALNRGRPGMAAVDVFESEPILQGHALLRLENCICTPHIGYVEQDSYELYFGAAFDNVINYIKGTPTNIVNPGALQVRR
- a CDS encoding 2OG-Fe dioxygenase family protein; protein product: MANVTFSPPYSPADQVANQLRDRGFAVLQPSDVANWIGCTLEELLALSGDWADLPPDEFLKDGGRYRRRRHSCFVVEGGNYERVPHRAHWQPVEYNALHGGMQRWFAPIQDATIAHTVWPKMMCALAQLTQNAIARDTTPQPWFIEAHQFRIDTSDGIGRPTPEGAHRDGVDLVAVFLVGRQDVKGGETRIFEATGPNGQRFTLTESWSLMLLDDARMIHETTPIQPEAAGGWRDTLVVTCRAGDFQAAKGTDRG